The following are encoded in a window of Streptomyces sp. 11x1 genomic DNA:
- a CDS encoding rod shape-determining protein produces the protein MTASLEQLRRCHFGVDLGAARTRVYVKGAGLVVDQPSVAAVNTRTGALIAVGEFAEKMTGRTPDYIRVVRPVSGGTVVDIEMAQRMLRQLLGDRVRRNLRRKPVLRAAACTPHGAGPLAQRATVETLVGLGARRVELVDTLIAAAVGCGLPVEQPEATMIMVCGAGATELAVLSLGSVVSAVRIPVGGETIDHAIVQHLRLRHELTLPSQSVRPLQLALSGNGLTPHGPTSTEIHGLDVATGLARSVQVDTAAVRDAIQTPLTAVVDGIGKVLRDCPPDLVADLADRGIMMVGGSALLPGFDQMLRHATGMPVHIAERPDVCAALGVGAMLDGRIEPISLDPVGD, from the coding sequence ATGACCGCCAGTCTGGAGCAGCTGCGCCGCTGCCACTTCGGCGTCGACCTCGGGGCCGCGCGGACCCGGGTGTATGTGAAGGGGGCGGGCCTGGTCGTGGACCAGCCGAGCGTCGCCGCCGTGAACACCCGGACGGGCGCGCTGATCGCGGTCGGGGAGTTCGCGGAGAAGATGACGGGCCGTACGCCCGACTACATCCGGGTCGTCCGGCCCGTCTCCGGCGGTACGGTCGTCGACATCGAGATGGCCCAGCGGATGCTGCGCCAGCTGCTGGGCGACCGGGTCCGCCGCAATCTGCGCCGCAAGCCCGTGCTGCGAGCCGCCGCCTGCACCCCGCACGGCGCGGGCCCGCTCGCCCAACGCGCCACGGTCGAGACCCTGGTGGGCCTCGGCGCCCGCCGGGTGGAACTGGTGGACACCCTCATCGCGGCGGCGGTCGGCTGCGGTCTGCCGGTGGAGCAGCCCGAGGCCACCATGATCATGGTGTGTGGTGCGGGGGCCACCGAACTCGCCGTCCTCTCCCTCGGCTCGGTCGTCAGCGCGGTACGCATCCCCGTCGGCGGCGAGACCATCGACCACGCGATCGTGCAGCACCTGCGTCTGCGCCACGAACTGACACTGCCGAGCCAGTCCGTACGGCCGCTCCAGCTGGCCCTCTCCGGCAACGGCCTCACCCCGCACGGCCCCACCTCCACCGAGATCCACGGCCTGGACGTGGCGACGGGGCTGGCCCGTTCCGTCCAGGTGGACACCGCGGCCGTACGGGACGCCATCCAGACCCCCCTCACCGCCGTGGTCGACGGCATCGGCAAGGTGCTCCGCGACTGCCCGCCCGACCTGGTGGCCGACCTCGCCGACCGGGGCATCATGATGGTCGGCGGCAGCGCCCTGCTCCCCGGCTTCGACCAGATGCTGCGCCACGCCACCGGCATGCCGGTCCACATCGCCGAACGCCCCGACGTCTGCGCCGCGCTCGGTGTCGGCGCCATGCTCGACGGCCGGATCGAACCCATCAGCCTGGACCCGGTGGGCGACTGA
- the fxsBH gene encoding radical SAM/SPASM protein FxsBH, inactivated beta-hydroxylase extension form, whose translation MTDFRGQRPIQQLVLKVHSRCDLACDHCYVYEHADQSWRGRPVVIAEETLGQVARRLAEYAVESDLESVVVILHGGEPLLAGPARLRHMCAELTRVLAPVTTLDLRIHTNGVQLNKRHLEVFREFGVKVGISLDGDRVANDRHRLDRRGRSSYDRVLRAIGLLRLPEYRDLFQGLLCTVDVANDPVAVHDALTALEPPRVDYLLPHSTWDSPPPGHGRGTPYADWLLKVFDRWEEQGRPMPVRTFESVLSTLRGGPSLTEALGLAPSDLAVIETDGTFEQADSLKTAYEGAPATGYDVFRHGFAEFAEHPGVRARQLGIAGVSETCRRCPVVTSCGGGLYAHRYSGERGFDNPSVFCSDLRGLVEGVAERITERALHPAVTDTGSLRLAQLELNRSLLARVNAELSGHPDWVATWDLLVELDSDAVTAPHLDTVLAHPYLRTALLRALEGHADLARLAASASAAAVLAAREAALTWWQQDRDLYLPTLGTLRLSAPGRVECAITADGLQVTGRGQDGGELHVEWRPLKSLKPTAGPALLIDDADPYRDCYPAPVAAPLNPSDLELFAKRLRAAFDAPDAHDPSPRPGPDASLCTTITPLVAGAGLLPGTGTPGALGVAVDFEPEELARELPLLLRRSRLAALRQVADLNVPGTGAGRLLDEASEAIGRATVSTDRAARTEELLHARHTLDRLGALPDAQLTESGVHLAEELRREWVTLHG comes from the coding sequence GTGACGGACTTCCGCGGCCAGCGACCGATCCAGCAACTGGTCCTCAAGGTGCACAGCCGCTGCGACCTGGCATGCGACCACTGCTATGTGTACGAACACGCCGACCAGAGCTGGCGTGGGCGGCCGGTGGTGATCGCCGAGGAGACTCTCGGCCAAGTGGCTCGCCGCCTCGCCGAATACGCGGTCGAGAGCGACCTGGAATCCGTCGTCGTGATTCTGCACGGTGGAGAACCGCTTCTCGCGGGACCGGCCCGGCTACGGCACATGTGCGCGGAACTCACCCGCGTATTGGCTCCGGTCACGACATTGGACCTGCGCATTCATACGAATGGCGTACAGCTGAACAAGCGGCATCTGGAAGTGTTCCGGGAATTCGGTGTGAAGGTCGGAATTTCACTCGACGGTGATCGGGTGGCCAACGATCGGCATCGACTGGACCGCCGAGGTCGCAGCAGCTACGACCGGGTGTTGCGGGCGATCGGGCTCCTCCGCCTGCCGGAGTACCGGGACCTGTTCCAGGGCTTGCTGTGCACGGTGGACGTGGCCAACGACCCGGTCGCGGTGCACGACGCCCTGACCGCCCTGGAACCGCCCCGCGTCGACTACCTCCTCCCCCATTCGACGTGGGACAGCCCTCCCCCCGGACACGGCAGGGGAACGCCCTACGCCGACTGGCTGCTGAAGGTCTTCGACCGCTGGGAGGAGCAGGGGCGCCCCATGCCGGTCAGAACCTTCGAGTCGGTGCTCAGCACCCTGCGCGGCGGCCCCAGCCTGACCGAGGCGCTGGGCCTCGCCCCGTCCGACCTGGCGGTGATCGAGACCGACGGCACCTTCGAGCAGGCCGACAGTCTCAAGACCGCCTACGAGGGCGCACCCGCCACCGGCTACGACGTCTTCCGGCACGGCTTCGCGGAGTTCGCCGAGCACCCCGGCGTCCGGGCCCGTCAGCTCGGCATCGCAGGCGTCAGCGAGACCTGCCGCCGCTGCCCGGTCGTCACGTCCTGCGGCGGCGGCCTCTACGCCCACCGGTACAGCGGCGAGCGAGGCTTCGACAACCCCTCCGTGTTCTGCTCCGACCTGCGGGGCCTGGTCGAGGGCGTCGCCGAGCGGATCACCGAGCGCGCACTGCACCCGGCGGTCACAGACACCGGCAGCCTCCGGCTGGCCCAACTGGAGCTCAACCGGAGTCTGTTGGCCCGCGTGAACGCCGAGCTGTCCGGTCACCCCGACTGGGTCGCGACCTGGGACCTGCTGGTCGAGCTGGACTCCGACGCCGTCACCGCGCCCCACCTCGACACCGTTCTCGCCCACCCGTATCTGCGTACCGCGCTGCTGCGCGCCCTGGAGGGGCACGCCGACCTCGCGCGGCTGGCGGCGTCCGCCTCGGCGGCGGCCGTGCTCGCGGCGAGGGAAGCCGCCCTCACCTGGTGGCAGCAGGACCGGGACCTGTACCTCCCGACCCTCGGGACCCTGCGCCTCTCGGCACCCGGACGAGTCGAGTGCGCGATCACGGCGGACGGCCTCCAGGTGACCGGAAGAGGCCAGGACGGCGGCGAACTGCACGTCGAATGGCGCCCGTTGAAGTCGCTGAAGCCCACTGCCGGTCCGGCGCTCCTCATCGACGACGCCGACCCGTACCGCGACTGCTACCCGGCACCGGTCGCGGCCCCGCTGAACCCCAGCGACCTGGAGCTCTTCGCCAAACGGCTGCGCGCCGCGTTCGACGCGCCGGACGCACACGATCCGAGCCCACGGCCGGGCCCGGACGCCTCCCTCTGCACCACGATCACCCCCCTCGTGGCAGGCGCGGGCCTGCTGCCGGGAACGGGCACCCCGGGCGCCCTGGGGGTGGCCGTCGACTTCGAGCCCGAGGAACTGGCCCGCGAACTCCCCCTGTTGCTGCGGCGGTCCAGGCTCGCCGCCCTGCGGCAGGTCGCGGACCTGAACGTGCCCGGCACCGGCGCCGGACGGCTCCTCGACGAGGCGAGCGAGGCCATCGGCCGGGCCACCGTGTCGACCGACCGGGCCGCCCGCACCGAGGAACTGCTCCACGCCCGACACACCCTGGACCGGCTCGGCGCCCTGCCCGATGCCCAACTCACCGAGAGTGGAGTTCACTTGGCAGAGGAACTACGAAGAGAATGGGTGACGCTGCATGGCTGA
- a CDS encoding TIR-like protein FxsC, with protein MNRHVRGRGTPDNRPYFFLSYAHTPSGPDSGDPDHWVYTLYKDLCADILAITDLPAGTPPGFMDREMRSGEGWPVRLSDNLAHCRVFVPLYSPRYFSSEACGREWFAFSDRIRQARDAGAGDIPAIVPVLWSRVGMDRLPESVRHLQVERNVFGERYLDHGIYGLIKLKRLRDEYDETVFTLAQRIVQVAEESPLPSSTPRPFESTPSAFAPPGDGPRRIHLTVAAPARHLVPESRKNGRYGESSLQWNPYGDETPRPIATLAEELIRSLDYRITVSDFDNEDPTTDEPAAGGSDEHPGAEEPEPGHPAILLVDCWAVLDEDRRRRLKAFDANARPWVGAIVPWNHNDEECHGAEGRQVKAKLERTLPLILERGRRTDCRIAANGVPSLQVFADVLPALAAHTTRQYLRHAQAHPPEGPQLPQPRLMGPTYPQQPAAGSDHGGEA; from the coding sequence GTGAACAGACATGTACGAGGGCGAGGCACACCGGACAACCGGCCCTACTTCTTTCTGAGCTATGCCCACACTCCGTCCGGCCCCGACAGCGGGGACCCGGACCACTGGGTGTACACGCTCTACAAGGACCTGTGCGCCGACATCCTGGCCATCACCGATCTGCCGGCGGGCACGCCCCCGGGCTTCATGGACCGGGAGATGCGCTCGGGAGAGGGCTGGCCCGTCCGGCTCAGCGACAACCTGGCGCACTGCCGGGTGTTCGTACCGCTGTACTCCCCGCGGTACTTCAGCAGCGAGGCCTGCGGCCGGGAGTGGTTCGCCTTCAGCGACCGCATACGTCAGGCCAGGGACGCCGGGGCCGGCGACATCCCGGCGATCGTGCCGGTGCTGTGGAGTCGCGTCGGCATGGACCGGCTGCCCGAGTCCGTGCGCCACCTCCAGGTGGAGCGGAACGTGTTCGGGGAGCGCTATCTGGACCACGGGATCTACGGGTTGATCAAACTCAAGCGGCTGCGGGACGAGTACGACGAGACGGTGTTCACGCTCGCCCAGCGCATCGTGCAGGTCGCCGAGGAGTCGCCGCTGCCGTCGAGCACCCCGAGACCCTTCGAGTCCACGCCGAGCGCCTTCGCTCCGCCGGGCGACGGGCCCCGCCGTATCCATCTGACCGTGGCGGCACCCGCCCGCCATCTGGTCCCGGAGTCCCGGAAGAACGGCCGCTACGGCGAGAGTTCCCTGCAGTGGAACCCCTACGGCGACGAGACTCCCCGGCCCATCGCCACACTGGCGGAGGAACTGATCCGGTCGCTGGACTACCGGATCACCGTGTCCGACTTCGACAACGAGGATCCGACCACCGACGAGCCGGCGGCCGGCGGATCCGACGAACACCCCGGGGCCGAGGAGCCCGAGCCCGGCCACCCGGCGATCCTGCTGGTCGACTGCTGGGCGGTCCTCGACGAGGACCGGCGGCGCAGGCTCAAGGCGTTCGACGCCAACGCCCGCCCCTGGGTCGGCGCGATCGTCCCCTGGAACCACAACGACGAGGAGTGTCACGGCGCGGAAGGACGACAGGTCAAGGCGAAGCTGGAACGCACCCTCCCCCTGATCCTGGAGCGGGGGCGCCGGACCGACTGCCGGATCGCGGCCAACGGCGTGCCCTCGCTCCAGGTGTTCGCCGACGTGCTGCCGGCTCTGGCGGCGCACACGACCCGGCAGTACCTCAGGCACGCGCAGGCGCATCCGCCCGAGGGCCCACAGTTGCCACAACCCCGTCTCATGGGCCCCACCTACCCGCAGCAGCCCGCCGCGGGTTCCGATCACGGAGGAGAAGCATGA
- the fxsT gene encoding FxSxx-COOH system tetratricopeptide repeat protein, with protein sequence MTAGERGRIITFYSYKGGTGRTMALANTAWILAANGKRVLTVDWDLEAPGLHRFFEPFLDPNVLAATSGVIDIITEYCWAATTGAPRSGPWHREYARVEDHAISLAPERLNLAFPKGGSLDFLSAGRQNREYSATVSSFEWDNFYERLGGGLFLDTLREDMKASYDYVLIDSRTGLSDNADICTIQMPDVLVDCFTLSGQALDGAAAVAHSAEKGYRKRWIRVLPVPMRVDEAEKEKADAGRALARLKFEGLPKGADRQDLAPEELNAYWGKVEIPYRPYYAYEETLATVGDKSGNANSLLSAFERLTSVLSDDEVTTLPPVPEQARLRCLEAFTRQLPQTQAVEVLVVHAAENRMWAEWVEGVLKRSGCRVTLHDVALGPPEPPAPDTRVLLLLSHAFDKSRHAGRVRQALTTAAPNATTTLPALARVEEVRPTGAYTEVVDLHRLGEADGADGLHEILRLRAEPGAPAGADPRFPGRAPDIWDAPQRNTTFTGRSVILDQLREQLRGGISVVLPRPQALFGLGGVGKTQVALEYVHRFMADYDLVWWVSAEHIDNVVASLAELGSRIGAPGGEDMALACQEAVRMLGRGVPTQRWLLVFDNADTPEELTRFFPTGGGGHILVTSRNQAWAQQGASLPVDVFLRQESVEHLSLRAPGLSPEEADRVAEAVGDLPLAVEQAAAWLAETATPVEEYLGELAEQTTHVLDLNQPPDYPTTVAATWNISIARLKERSPASVRLLQLCAFMAPEPISTRLLNGKEMRDELRKVDPAFQETLMVGRAISEIARLALAKVDQVNNTVQIHRLVQAVIRSQLSEDEQRHARHVVHTVLAGARPDDDEPTDNPEDWPRFEAIWPHLRASDIRNCVEAEPRRLLIDRVRYMWKRGDFPGAQRLADDLLTHWKPELGENHRQYLYLRCQLANVLRSQGRYVEAEEIDRDLLDRQRRVLGPSDAHTYITTSSLASDYAALGEYSKAEKLAREAREGFSRTFYPSHPRTLSAANNLALALRMVGRYDDARDIDQDTYFRRKDVLGPDHPYTLSSASSLGRDLREVGHYTESVTLLSGAYEAHKRVLGKDFPGTLSCAKSLAVSLRRAGVFKDAHRLTQATRDQYHAQYDAHTPDSLACDLNLAADLYAADKREEARRIALEALAEYRKVPGEEHPYTQAALNNLGVYHWGCGDAEEAEKVFLRVMLRMVEVLGDHHPHTLFCRTNYANVLAEQGRAEEAWVLEEPSREALSEVLGEHHPEALAVVANSTLTLRALGRVTEADRLREQVLAELAKLRRQLGEGSGVTQLVAQGRRVYRDLEPLAV encoded by the coding sequence ATGACGGCCGGGGAGCGTGGACGGATCATCACCTTCTATTCGTACAAAGGTGGTACGGGCCGCACGATGGCCCTGGCCAACACGGCGTGGATCCTCGCCGCGAACGGCAAACGGGTCCTGACGGTCGACTGGGACCTGGAGGCCCCGGGTCTGCACCGCTTCTTCGAGCCGTTCCTGGACCCCAACGTGCTCGCCGCCACCTCGGGCGTGATCGACATCATCACCGAGTACTGCTGGGCCGCGACCACCGGCGCGCCCCGGTCCGGGCCCTGGCACCGGGAGTACGCCCGTGTCGAGGACCACGCCATCTCGCTCGCGCCCGAGCGCCTCAACCTGGCTTTCCCGAAAGGCGGTTCGCTCGACTTCCTGTCGGCCGGGCGGCAGAACCGCGAGTACTCGGCGACCGTGTCGTCCTTCGAATGGGACAACTTCTACGAGCGGCTGGGCGGGGGCCTGTTCCTGGACACGCTCCGCGAGGACATGAAGGCGTCCTACGACTACGTCCTCATCGACAGCCGGACGGGGCTGTCCGACAACGCGGACATCTGCACCATCCAGATGCCCGACGTGCTGGTCGACTGCTTCACCCTCAGCGGCCAGGCGCTGGACGGCGCGGCCGCCGTGGCGCACAGCGCCGAGAAGGGGTACCGCAAGCGGTGGATCCGGGTGCTGCCCGTCCCGATGCGGGTCGACGAGGCCGAGAAGGAGAAGGCCGACGCGGGACGGGCCCTGGCCCGGCTGAAGTTCGAGGGACTACCCAAAGGGGCCGACCGTCAGGATCTGGCACCCGAGGAACTGAACGCGTACTGGGGCAAGGTCGAGATCCCCTACCGCCCTTACTACGCCTACGAGGAGACCCTCGCGACCGTCGGCGACAAGAGCGGCAACGCGAACTCGCTGCTGTCCGCCTTCGAACGGCTGACCTCGGTGCTCTCCGACGACGAGGTCACCACACTGCCGCCCGTACCGGAACAGGCGCGGCTGCGCTGCCTGGAGGCGTTCACCCGGCAGTTGCCGCAGACGCAGGCCGTGGAGGTCCTGGTGGTCCACGCGGCGGAGAACCGTATGTGGGCCGAGTGGGTGGAGGGCGTGCTCAAGCGGTCCGGATGCCGCGTCACTCTGCACGACGTGGCCCTCGGCCCTCCGGAGCCCCCGGCCCCGGACACCCGCGTCCTGCTGCTGCTGTCGCACGCCTTCGACAAGTCCCGGCACGCGGGCAGAGTCCGTCAGGCCCTCACCACTGCCGCGCCGAACGCCACGACCACCCTGCCGGCCCTGGCCCGCGTCGAGGAGGTCCGGCCGACCGGCGCCTACACCGAGGTGGTGGACCTGCACCGGCTCGGCGAGGCGGACGGCGCCGACGGACTCCACGAGATCCTGCGGCTGCGGGCCGAGCCCGGGGCCCCCGCCGGGGCGGACCCGAGGTTCCCGGGCCGGGCACCCGACATCTGGGACGCGCCCCAGCGCAACACCACCTTCACCGGCCGGAGCGTGATCCTCGACCAGCTCCGTGAACAGCTCCGCGGCGGCATCTCCGTCGTACTGCCGCGTCCCCAGGCTCTCTTCGGGCTCGGCGGTGTCGGCAAGACCCAGGTGGCGCTGGAGTACGTGCACCGCTTCATGGCCGATTACGACCTGGTGTGGTGGGTCTCCGCCGAGCACATCGACAACGTGGTGGCCTCGCTCGCCGAACTCGGTTCCCGGATCGGCGCCCCCGGTGGCGAGGACATGGCGCTGGCCTGCCAGGAGGCCGTACGCATGCTGGGCCGGGGGGTGCCCACCCAGCGCTGGCTGCTGGTCTTCGACAACGCGGACACCCCCGAGGAGCTCACCCGCTTCTTCCCCACGGGCGGCGGCGGGCACATCCTCGTCACCTCCCGGAACCAGGCCTGGGCGCAGCAGGGCGCGTCACTGCCCGTCGACGTGTTCCTCCGCCAGGAGAGTGTGGAGCACCTCTCCCTGCGGGCCCCCGGCCTCAGCCCCGAGGAGGCCGACCGGGTGGCGGAGGCCGTGGGCGATCTCCCGCTCGCCGTGGAACAGGCGGCGGCCTGGCTCGCCGAGACGGCCACTCCGGTCGAGGAGTACCTCGGCGAGCTCGCCGAACAGACCACCCATGTGCTCGACCTCAACCAGCCCCCCGACTACCCCACTACGGTGGCCGCGACCTGGAACATCTCCATCGCCCGGCTGAAGGAACGTTCTCCTGCCTCGGTGCGGCTGCTGCAGCTGTGCGCGTTCATGGCACCCGAGCCGATATCCACCCGTTTGCTCAACGGCAAGGAGATGCGGGACGAACTGCGCAAGGTGGACCCTGCCTTCCAGGAGACCCTGATGGTGGGCCGGGCCATCAGCGAGATCGCCCGGCTCGCCCTCGCCAAGGTCGACCAGGTCAACAACACCGTGCAGATCCACCGGCTGGTGCAGGCGGTCATCCGCTCCCAGCTCTCCGAGGACGAGCAGCGGCACGCCCGGCACGTCGTCCACACCGTGCTCGCGGGCGCCCGGCCCGACGACGACGAACCCACGGACAATCCCGAGGACTGGCCGCGGTTCGAGGCGATCTGGCCTCATCTGCGCGCCTCGGACATCCGTAACTGCGTGGAGGCGGAGCCCCGTCGGCTCCTCATCGACCGCGTCCGGTACATGTGGAAGCGCGGGGACTTCCCCGGTGCCCAGCGGCTCGCCGACGATCTGCTGACACATTGGAAGCCTGAACTGGGCGAGAACCACCGGCAGTACCTGTATCTGCGCTGCCAGCTCGCCAACGTGCTCCGCTCGCAGGGGCGTTATGTCGAGGCCGAGGAGATCGACCGGGATCTGCTGGACCGTCAGCGCCGGGTGCTGGGGCCCTCGGACGCGCACACGTACATCACCACGTCGTCCCTCGCCAGCGACTACGCGGCCCTGGGCGAGTACAGCAAGGCGGAGAAGCTGGCCCGCGAGGCACGGGAGGGCTTCAGCCGTACCTTCTACCCCTCGCACCCCCGGACACTGAGCGCGGCGAACAACCTGGCGCTGGCCCTGCGCATGGTCGGGCGCTACGACGACGCCCGGGACATCGACCAGGACACCTACTTCCGCCGCAAGGACGTGCTCGGCCCCGACCACCCCTACACCCTGTCGTCGGCCTCCAGTCTCGGCCGGGACCTGCGCGAGGTGGGCCACTACACCGAGTCGGTCACCCTGCTGTCGGGGGCGTACGAGGCGCACAAGCGGGTGCTCGGCAAGGACTTCCCCGGCACGCTCAGCTGCGCGAAGTCGCTGGCCGTGTCGCTGAGGCGGGCGGGCGTGTTCAAGGACGCGCACCGTCTGACGCAGGCGACCCGGGACCAGTACCACGCGCAGTACGACGCGCACACCCCCGACTCACTCGCCTGCGACCTGAATCTGGCGGCCGACCTGTACGCCGCCGACAAGCGGGAGGAGGCGCGCCGGATCGCGCTGGAGGCGCTGGCCGAGTACCGCAAGGTGCCGGGTGAGGAGCATCCGTACACCCAGGCCGCGCTGAACAACCTGGGTGTCTACCACTGGGGCTGCGGCGACGCGGAGGAGGCGGAGAAGGTGTTCCTGCGGGTGATGCTCCGCATGGTCGAGGTGCTGGGCGACCACCATCCCCACACGCTCTTCTGCCGCACCAACTACGCCAACGTGCTGGCCGAGCAGGGCCGCGCGGAGGAGGCGTGGGTGCTGGAGGAGCCCTCCCGTGAGGCCTTGTCGGAGGTGCTCGGTGAACACCATCCGGAGGCCCTGGCCGTGGTCGCCAACTCCACGCTGACGCTGCGCGCGCTGGGTCGGGTGACGGAGGCGGACCGGCTGCGCGAGCAGGTCTTAGCCGAACTGGCCAAGCTCAGGAGGCAGTTGGGCGAAGGCAGCGGTGTCACCCAGTTGGTGGCACAGGGCCGGCGGGTCTACCGCGACCTGGAACCACTGGCGGTGTGA
- a CDS encoding DUF4231 domain-containing protein, whose protein sequence is MAVTPGPSTTVSDRDLSPLFQVCDEKAVTHQGESFKVVRMQLVVLLLATATASLAERVGSRVPSAVAAVLYALTIVIGFYVSRRRARAQWQAHRAAAEVVKSLAWQFMVHGGPFHSRLVNPEALFAERLELRLSELRKVGWQDPRESVTELGLGQITPMMRTVRAKAFATRRDIYLRDRVLQQLDWYRGKAGEAHQASVRWSGVTTTLTALALATAVARATGVIGSRLDPTGVLSAAAAAGVAWQEVRRHRPLTYAHKLVEQDLDTHRVTMITTVSEDGWADAVAEAERLVSPQHTDWLVRFGS, encoded by the coding sequence ATGGCTGTGACGCCCGGCCCCAGCACTACGGTGAGTGATCGTGATCTGTCCCCGTTGTTCCAGGTGTGCGATGAGAAGGCGGTGACCCATCAGGGTGAAAGCTTCAAGGTCGTCCGGATGCAACTGGTCGTCCTGCTGCTCGCGACCGCGACCGCTTCGCTGGCCGAGCGGGTCGGGAGCCGGGTGCCCTCGGCCGTCGCGGCCGTGCTGTACGCCCTGACGATAGTGATCGGCTTCTATGTGTCCCGTCGGCGGGCGCGGGCACAGTGGCAGGCGCACAGGGCGGCGGCCGAGGTGGTCAAGTCGCTGGCCTGGCAGTTCATGGTGCACGGCGGGCCCTTCCACTCCCGGCTCGTCAACCCCGAGGCGCTGTTCGCCGAACGGCTGGAACTACGGCTCAGCGAGCTGCGCAAGGTCGGGTGGCAGGACCCGCGCGAGAGCGTCACCGAACTCGGACTCGGGCAGATCACGCCGATGATGCGTACGGTGCGCGCCAAGGCGTTCGCCACCCGGCGCGACATCTATCTCCGTGACCGGGTCCTGCAACAGCTGGACTGGTATCGCGGCAAGGCCGGAGAGGCGCACCAGGCGTCCGTGCGCTGGTCGGGCGTCACCACCACCCTGACCGCGCTGGCCCTGGCCACCGCCGTCGCGCGGGCCACCGGGGTGATCGGCAGCCGGTTGGACCCGACCGGTGTCCTCAGTGCCGCCGCCGCGGCCGGCGTCGCCTGGCAGGAGGTGCGACGACACCGCCCGCTGACGTACGCCCACAAGCTGGTGGAACAGGACCTGGACACGCACCGCGTCACCATGATCACGACCGTCAGCGAGGACGGGTGGGCCGACGCGGTCGCGGAGGCGGAGCGGCTGGTGTCGCCGCAGCACACGGACTGGCTGGTGCGGTTCGGGTCCTGA
- a CDS encoding AAC(3) family N-acetyltransferase has product MADATRPQGLAARLRDDLAEWGVRPGGVLMVHSSLSGTGLAPVAVRDALLSALGPDGTLVVPAFTPENSDTSREYQAFTEGMSEREKAEFRAGMLPFEKDATPCPSMGALAECVRSTAGAVRSAHPQTSFAALGPRAAELLADHDPTCHLGERSPMATLYAADAQILLLRVGFEVCTAFHLAEYRTSPPPSTRTYRCVLEEKGNWFEYEDLALFDGDFGEIGTQLPRELFRVREWAGKPVLVLDMRAAVDTAALLMSGYR; this is encoded by the coding sequence ATGGCTGACGCCACTCGACCGCAGGGCCTGGCGGCCCGTCTCCGCGACGACCTGGCCGAGTGGGGCGTCCGCCCCGGAGGCGTCCTGATGGTGCACTCCTCACTGAGCGGCACCGGCCTCGCCCCCGTCGCCGTACGCGACGCGCTGCTGAGCGCCCTGGGCCCCGACGGCACACTGGTCGTCCCCGCCTTCACCCCGGAGAACTCCGACACCTCCCGCGAGTACCAGGCGTTCACGGAGGGCATGTCCGAGCGGGAGAAGGCCGAGTTCCGGGCGGGGATGCTGCCGTTCGAGAAGGACGCCACGCCCTGTCCGTCCATGGGCGCACTCGCCGAGTGCGTGCGGAGCACAGCGGGGGCCGTGCGCAGCGCCCACCCCCAGACCTCCTTCGCCGCCCTCGGCCCGCGCGCGGCGGAACTCCTCGCCGACCACGATCCGACCTGCCATCTCGGCGAACGGTCCCCGATGGCCACGCTCTACGCGGCCGACGCCCAGATCCTCCTGCTGCGCGTGGGGTTCGAGGTGTGCACCGCGTTCCACCTCGCCGAGTACCGGACCAGCCCGCCCCCGTCGACGCGGACGTACCGCTGTGTGCTGGAGGAGAAGGGCAACTGGTTCGAGTACGAGGATCTCGCCCTGTTCGACGGGGACTTCGGGGAGATCGGGACGCAGCTGCCGCGTGAGCTGTTCAGGGTGCGGGAATGGGCGGGGAAGCCCGTCCTCGTCCTCGACATGCGGGCCGCTGTCGACACCGCAGCTCTGCTCATGTCCGGATATCGCTGA